A single genomic interval of Orcinus orca chromosome 19, mOrcOrc1.1, whole genome shotgun sequence harbors:
- the CCR7 gene encoding C-C chemokine receptor type 7 → MDLGKPMKSVLVVALLVIFQVCLCQDEVTDDYVGDNTTVDYTLYESVCFKKDVRNFKAWFLPVMYSIICFMGLLGNGLVMLTYIYFKRLKTMTDTYLLNLAVADILFLLTLPFWAYSAAKSWVFGVHVCKLIFGIYKISFFSGMLLLLCISIDRYVAIVQAVSAHRHRARVLLISKLSCVGIWLLAVVLSSPELLYSGIQRSSTEQALRCSLITERVEALITIRVAQMVVGFLIPLVAMSFCYLLIIRTLLQARNFERNKAIKVIIAVVVVFVAFQLPYNGVVLAQTVANFNITGGTSCELSKQLNIAYDVTYSLACIRCCVNPFLYAFIGVKFRSDLFKLFKDLGCLSQERLRQWSACRHARQSSMSVEAETTTTFSP, encoded by the coding sequence GTGTGCCTGTGCCAGGATGAGGTCACGGACGATTACGTCGGAGACAACACCACAGTGGACTACACGCTGTACGAGTCCGTGTGCTTCAAGAAGGACGTGCGGAACTTCAAAGCCTGGTTCCTCCCGGTCATGTACTCCATCATTTGCTTCATGGGCCTGCTGGGCAACGGGCTGGTCATGCTGACCTACATCTATTTCAAGAGGCTCAAGACCATGACCGATACCTACCTGCTCAACCTGGCCGTGGCGGACATCCTCTTCCTCCTGACCCTTCCCTTCTGGGCGTACAGCGCGGCCAAGTCCTGGGTCTTCGGGGTCCACGTTTGCAAGCTCATCTTTGGCATCTACAAGATTAGCTTCTTCAGCGGCATGCTCCTGCTTCTCTGCATCAGCATCGACCGCTACGTCGCCATCGTCCAGGCCGTCTCGGCCCACCGCCACCGTGCCCGCGTCCTTCTCATCAGCAAGCTCTCCTGCGTGGGCATCTGGCTGTTGGCCGTGGTGCTCTCCAGCCCAGAGCTGCTGTACAGCGGCATTCAGAGGAGCAGCACGGAGCAAGCACTGCGGTGCTCCCTCATCACCGAGCGCGTGGAGGCCCTGATCACCATCCGGGTGGCCCAGATGGTGGTAGGCTTTCTGATCCCCCTGGTGGCCATGAGCTTCTGCTACCTCCTCATCATCCGCACCCTGCTCCAGGCGCGCAACTTCGAGCGCAACAAGGCCATCAAGGTGATCATTGCCGTGGTCGTGGTCTTCGTAGCCTTCCAGCTGCCCTACAACGGGGTGGTCCTGGCCCAGACGGTGGCCAACTTCAACATCACCGGCGGCACCAGCTGCGAGCTCAGCAAGCAGCTCAACATCGCCTACGACGTCACCTACAGCCTCGCCTGCATCCGCTGCTGCGTCAACCCTTTCTTGTACGCCTTCATCGGCGTCAAGTTCCGCAGCGACCTCTTCAAGCTCTTCAAGGACCTAGGCTGCCTCAGCCAGGAGCGGCTCCGGCAGTGGTCCGCCTGCCGGCACGCCCGGCAGTCCTCCATGAGCGTGGAGGCTGAGACCACCACCACCTTCTCCCCATAG